From bacterium, one genomic window encodes:
- a CDS encoding DUF1858 domain-containing protein — MAKINKDMIFNEVLRKYPDSVKVFKKFGMNCFGCLGAEAESLEYGAIAHGVDLDSLLKDLNEALKR, encoded by the coding sequence ATGGCTAAAATAAACAAGGATATGATTTTTAATGAAGTTCTCAGAAAATATCCGGATTCCGTCAAGGTTTTTAAGAAATTCGGCATGAACTGTTTCGGGTGCCTGGGCGCCGAGGCTGAGTCCCTGGAGTACGGGGCGATTGCACACGGTGTTGACCTGGATTCTCTTCTCAAGGACCTCAACGAGGCCCTGAAGCGCTGA
- the rpmB gene encoding 50S ribosomal protein L28, whose amino-acid sequence MSRTCELCGKGPMVGNNVSHAHNKTKRRYLPNLQTVRIKEGGGVKKATVCTRCIRTGKFEKAV is encoded by the coding sequence ATGTCCCGCACATGCGAATTATGTGGAAAAGGCCCCATGGTGGGGAACAATGTCAGCCACGCCCACAACAAAACCAAACGCCGATACCTTCCGAACCTGCAAACCGTCAGGATCAAGGAAGGCGGAGGCGTGAAAAAAGCTACTGTCTGCACTCGCTGCATCCGAACCGGCAAATTCGAGAAGGCGGTATAA